The stretch of DNA GTCAGCTGGATCGACGTAGGCAGGGATTGGGTTGTCCCACTCTTCTTCAATCCACTTAGTGTAGACGTCGAATTTTTCCCCGTCGCCCACGAAAGCAGGGTTCTCGACGATGTGGCGGTGGAATGGCAGGACAGTCGGCATGCCTTCGACGACGTATTCGTCCAGTGCGCGGGCGGCACGCTGCAGCGCCTCGTCACGGGTCTCACCGAAGACGATCAGCTTCGCGAGCATGGAGTCGAACTGGCCACCGATGACGGATCCCTCGACGATGCCCGAGTCCATGCGGACACCTGGGCCAGCTGGCTCGATGTACTTGGTGACCTTGCCTGGCGCAGGCATGAAGTTGTTGCCAGCGTCTTCGCCGTTGATGCGGAACTCGAAAGCGTGGCCGCGTGGGGTCGGGTCTTCCTTGATGTGGAGTTCCTTGCCCTCTGCGATGCGGAACTGCTCGCGGACCAGGTCCAGGCCGGTGGTGACCTCGGTGACCGGGTGTTCCACCTGCAGACGGGTGTTGACCTCGAGGAAGGAGATCAGTCCGTCAGAACCAACCAGGTACTCAACGGTACCCGCGCCGTAGTAGCCGGCTTCCTTACAGATAGCCTTTGCGGATTCGTGTAGGCGAGTGCGCTGGTCATCGGTGAGGAATGGGGCTGGGGCTTCTTCGACGAGCTTCTGGAAGCGACGCTGCAGGGAGCAGTCACGGGTACCTGCGACAACAACATTGCCGTGCATGTCGGCGATAACCTGGCACTCGACGTGGCGTGCCTTGTCCAGGTAACGCTCCACGAAGCACTCGCCACGGCCGAAAGCTGCGACAGCTTCACGGGTAGCAGATTCGTAGAGGTCAGCGACCTCTTCCATCTTGTAAGCGACCTTCATGCCACGGCCACCGCCACCGAAGGCTGCCTTGATGGCGATTGGCAGGCCGTGCTCTTCCGCGAACGCAACTACCTCAGAAGCATCCTTAACTGGCTCCTTAGTGCCAGGGGCCATTGGAGCGTTGGCCTTGAGTGCGATGTGGCGAGCGGTGACCTTGTCACCGAGGTCGCGAATCGACTGCGGAGATGGCCCGATCCAGATCAGACCGGCATTGATGACGGCTTCTGCGAAGTCACCGTTCTCGGACAGGAAGCCGTAGCCTGGGTGAATGGCATCGGCGCCGGACTTCTTAGCGGCGTCCAGAATCTTGTCGAAGACCAGGTAGGACTCGGCAGAGTTTTGACCGCCCAGGGCGAAAGCCTCATCAGCCATTCCGACGAAAGGTGCGTCGGCATCGGGTTCCGCGTACACAGCAACGCTCTTGATCCCGGCGTCACGAGCTGCGCGAATGACGCGCACAGCGATCTCACCACGGTTAGCAATCAGTACCTTGGTGATTTTCTTGGTTTCGACGGTCAAGTCAAACCCCTCCTGGTTGTGAATGTTGTACTCTCGCTTAAATTTTGTGCCGCTTCCCACAAATGAGAAAAGGGGTGCAGCGCATGACACTTATTGTTACATAGATAACCCGGGTGAAACCCGAAAATATTGGGAAGTTTGCCAAGCTGCACCCCCATGCGGGAGTGAAAAAGTCCTAAACGATGTTCAGTTTGCCGGGCTGTTCGCCGGCGACGACGGGCATTTTCACCATGTTGCCCCACTCCAACCAGGAGCCGTCGTAATTGCGGACATCGCTAAATCCGAGCAGGTACTTCAGCACGAACCACATGTGTGCCGAGCGGTCGCCTAACTGGCAGTAAACCGCGGTGGATTTTCCGGGGTCTAGCATGGTGAATTGCTGGTCAAGCTCGGATCGGGATCGGAAGTAGCTATTGGCCATCACAGTGGTGTGCCATGGCACATTGACAGCTCCTGGGATGTGGCCGCTGCGGCGGACAGTGAATGGGGAAGTGGAGCTCAAACCCATATATTCTTCGAGCCGACGGACGTCGACAAGCTGCGCCGGGCTGCCAGGGGTGATTTCGTCCACAAAAATACGTGTCGCGGTGACATTCGGGGTTGGGACTGGGTAGTTGGTGGAAGGAAGTTGGGGAACGTCGTAAGAGGTGTCGCGTTCCTCGGCCATCCAGGCGTCGCGACCGCCGTCGAGAAGGCGCACATCGGCGTGGCCGTAAAGTTCGAAGACCCAGAAGGTGTAGGCGGCCCACCAGTTAGATTTGTCACCGTAAATGACTACGGTGTCGTCTGGCGCGATGCCCTTGGAGTTCATGAGGTTTGCGAAGCCTTCGGGGGAAATAAACTCGCGGGTGACGAGGTCGGAAAGGTCCTTGTGCCAGTCGATGCGCTGCGCGGTGGGGATGTGTCCGATGTCGTAGAGCAGGGAATCTTCGTCGGATTCGATGACTTTAAGCCCGGGCGTGCCCAGTTTTGCCGAAAGCCACTGTGCTGAGACGAGGCGCTCCGGGCGGGCATAATCGGCGAACTTTGGATGCGGATCTACAGGTACTCCCACGGTGTTTCCTTCTTATTCATTAGTGGCTTCTGCTCTGCTTACTTCTCTCAACAATAGTGCCCAATTGAACACCGCGTTGGGAGATTGTGTCCTTGCGCACCTTTGGAACTTTTAATGGTGCAGGGTCACGCATACAAAAGTATGGTTTTAAATGTTGGATCTAACGATGCCTGGTTGCAGGCGGACTAAAGGAGAAAATTAATGAAGAAGGCAATCGTCGTTTTCGAGGTTGAAGGTGGCTCCGACAAGAGCTTCGATGGGCACCGCAAGGACACCATGCCGATTGTCAACGCCATC from Corynebacterium epidermidicanis encodes:
- a CDS encoding acetyl/propionyl/methylcrotonyl-CoA carboxylase subunit alpha, coding for MTVETKKITKVLIANRGEIAVRVIRAARDAGIKSVAVYAEPDADAPFVGMADEAFALGGQNSAESYLVFDKILDAAKKSGADAIHPGYGFLSENGDFAEAVINAGLIWIGPSPQSIRDLGDKVTARHIALKANAPMAPGTKEPVKDASEVVAFAEEHGLPIAIKAAFGGGGRGMKVAYKMEEVADLYESATREAVAAFGRGECFVERYLDKARHVECQVIADMHGNVVVAGTRDCSLQRRFQKLVEEAPAPFLTDDQRTRLHESAKAICKEAGYYGAGTVEYLVGSDGLISFLEVNTRLQVEHPVTEVTTGLDLVREQFRIAEGKELHIKEDPTPRGHAFEFRINGEDAGNNFMPAPGKVTKYIEPAGPGVRMDSGIVEGSVIGGQFDSMLAKLIVFGETRDEALQRAARALDEYVVEGMPTVLPFHRHIVENPAFVGDGEKFDVYTKWIEEEWDNPIPAYVDPADVEEDEEATPAQKVVVEIDGRRVEIALPGDLALGGGAAGGAKKKAKKRRAGGAKAAVSGDAVAAPMQGTVIKVNVEEGQEVAEGDTVVVLEAMKMENPVKAHKSGVVTGLSAAAGEGVTKGAVLMEIK
- a CDS encoding sulfurtransferase, which produces MGVPVDPHPKFADYARPERLVSAQWLSAKLGTPGLKVIESDEDSLLYDIGHIPTAQRIDWHKDLSDLVTREFISPEGFANLMNSKGIAPDDTVVIYGDKSNWWAAYTFWVFELYGHADVRLLDGGRDAWMAEERDTSYDVPQLPSTNYPVPTPNVTATRIFVDEITPGSPAQLVDVRRLEEYMGLSSTSPFTVRRSGHIPGAVNVPWHTTVMANSYFRSRSELDQQFTMLDPGKSTAVYCQLGDRSAHMWFVLKYLLGFSDVRNYDGSWLEWGNMVKMPVVAGEQPGKLNIV